The genomic region GCGCGGGTGCGCTTGGCCGGCGCAAGTGCGGTCGGATCCACCGTGCCAAGATAAGGCGCAAAAATCGCGATCAGGACGAGTATCAGCAGCAACGTGCCACCGATGGCGACGGTGGGATGGCCCCGCAGCAGGCCGATGAAGCCGCGCCGGATCACGACGGGCCGAAGAATCTCCGGCAGTTGCGGCGCGAGGACGAAGCCCGCCGGCAGCGCTTGCGGATTGACGGTCGTGTCGGTCAATAGCGGATCCTCGGGTCAACGAGCGTATAAACGACGTCGATCATCAGATTGACGAGGACGTAGACGAAGCTGAACAGCAGCACGATGCCCTGGATGACGGGATAATCGCGGCGCAGGATCGCGTCGATCGTGAGCCGGCCGAGGCCGGGAATCGCGAACACGCTTTCCGTGACGACCGCGCCGCCGATCAGAAGCGCAATGCCGATCCCGATCACCGTGACGATCGGCACTGCCGCGTTCTTCAGCGCGTGGACGAACAGGATGCCGCCCTGCCCGAGGCCCTTGGCGCGCGCGGTGCGGATATAATCCTGTTGCAGCACTTCGAGCATGGTGGCGCGCGTGATACGCGCGATCAGCGCGATGTAGACACAGCCGAGTGCGATCGACGGCAGGATCAGGTTTTGCAGCCAGGGCCAGAGGCCCTGGGCGAGCGGCGTATAGCCCTGCACGGGAAGCCATTCGAGCTCCAGCGCAAAGACGTAGGCGAGGACATAGCCGACGACGAAGACCGGCAGGGAGAAGCCGAACACGGCAAAGGCCATGATGGCCCGGTCGATCAGGCTTCCCGCCTTCCAGGCCGCCAGCACGCCGAGCGGCACCGCGACCACGATCGTGAGCAGGAGCGTGACCATCATCAGCGACAGCGTCGGCCCGAGACGCTGGCCGATCATGGTCGAGACCGGCAGATTGGTGAAGATCGAGGTGCCGAGATCGCCGTGCAGAATGCGCCAGACCCAGCTGCCGAACTGGATCAGGAAGGGTCGGTCGAGCCCGAGGCTCTGACGGATGCGCTCCACATCCTCCGGACTTGCCTGATCGCCCGCGATCACCACGGCGGGATCCCCCGGCGCGATGTAGAGCAGGCTGAACACGAACAGCGCGACGATCGCCATCACGGGCAAGGTCGAGGCGATACGCCGGAGGATGTAGGAGAGCATCTGGCTTCAGCGCAGGGTCATGCGGATTTCGACACGCCCCAGAAGAACGGCAGCGGCCCTTTCGTGATGCCGGAGACGTTCTTGCGCCAGGCCGTGTAGCTGAGGAAGAAGCCGGTCGGCGCGTAGACGACGTCCTCGAGCGCGACCTTGTTGAGGCGAGCGACCGCGGCCTTCTCCTCGTCGAGGTTCTTGGCCTCGAACCAGGACGTGACCTCCTTCTCGGTGCCGGGGCTGCTCGGCCAGCCGAACCACGCCTTGTCGCCGTTGGCGCGAATGGCGGTGTAGGGCGCCGGATTGATGCAGTCCGAGCCCGCATGCCAGGTGTGGAACATGTTCCAGCCGCCCTGTCCGGGCGGCGTCTTCTGCGCGCGGCGGGAGCCGACCGTGCCCCAATCGTTCGCGACGAAATCGACATTCATGCCGAGCTGCTTCAAGAGATCGGCGGTCACATCGCCGAACGCCTTGGTGATCGGCTGGTCCTGCGCCACCAGGCACGTCACCGGTTGGCCGGAATAGCCGCTCTCCGCGAGCAGCTTCTTGGCGGCGTCGAGATCGCGCTTGCCCTTCAAGACTTCGCCGCCCGCCTCGGTGTAGAGCGGCGTATCGGGCGTGAAGAAGCCCGGCAGCGACTTCCACAGCGAATTGTCGTCGCCGACGAGCGCACGCATATAGTCTTCCTGGCTCATCGCCATCAGCACTGCGCGCCGCGCCCGCACGTCGTTGAAGGGCGGATACAGGAAGTTCATGCGGAACGAGCCGACATTGCCGAGGGGATCGCCGATGTCGACGCTGATGTTCTTGTTCTTCTTCAGGACCGGGACGAGGTCCGCGATGGGGTTCTCCCACCAGTCGATCTCGCCGTTTTGCAACGCGGCCGCGGCGGTCGCCGGATCCGGCATCACGATCCATTCGACGCGGTCGAGCAGCATCTGCTTGCCGCCGGCGAGCCACGATGCCTTCTCCTGCCGCGGCACATAGTCGGCGAATTTTTCGAACACGGCTTTGGCGCCCGGGACCCACTCACCCTTGGCGAACTTCATCGGCCCCGAGCCGACATAATCGCCGATCTGCTTGAACGGGTCGGTCTGCGCGATGCGCTCCGGCATGATGAAGGCGCAAGGCGAGTTGTTCTTGCCGAGCGCATAGAGCATCTTCGGGAACGGCTGCTTCAGCACCCATTTGAAGGTGCGGTCGTCGACAGCGGTGAGTTCCTGCTGCAGCGCCTTGAGCATCAGCCCCATCGGATCGCGTGCCGCCCAGCGAGTGAGACTCGCAACGACGTCCTTGCTCAGCACCGGCTCGCCGTCATGGAATTTGAGCCCCGGCCGCAATTTGAACGTCCAGGTGGTGCCGTCGTCGGTCACTTCCTCGGCCTCGACCATCTGCCGCTGCGGCTGCAGCGCGGAATCGACGCCGTAGAGCGTATCCCAGACCAGCGCGGCGGCATTGCGCACGACATATTGCGTGCCCCAGATCGGGTCGAAATTGGCAAGGTTTGCTTGCGGCACGAAGCGCAGGGTGCGCGCGGAGGCGCCTTGTGCGATCGCCGGGGCCGAGAGGCCGCTCAATGCCAGACCGCCCGCGCCGGCCAGTCCCTTCAATACGGTCCTGCGATCCATGAAATCCTCCCAATAGTGCCGTGATGCCGGCCATCGTTGGCCAAGAACAGGTGAAACCAGAGCTCATTGGCGTGCAAATGGTATGCCACTAACCAGACCTTCGCCAGCGCGATATCCGCACTAGCTGGGCCAGTCGAGACCTCAAAGCGCGGCCGCCAGCACCGGGCCGGTCTCGATATGCGGGATCGCCGCGACCAGCTTGCGCGTGTAGTCGGTCTTGGGATTGTCGAACAACGCCCGGCTCTCGCCCTGCTCCACGATGCCGCCATTGCGCAGCACGATGGTGCGGTCGCAGAGCATCCGCACCACGTTGAGATCGTGGCTGACGAACAGCAGCGCGATGTCGTTCTCGCGCCGCAGGCGGTCGAGCAGTTGCAGCACCACGGCCTGAACGGAGACGTCGAGCGCAGCGGTCGGCTCGTCCAGCACCAGAAGGCGCGGCCGGCAGGCGATGGCACGGGCGATGCCGACGCGCGCCTTCTGGCCGCCGGAGAGCTGATGCGGAAAGCGCGGCAACAGATCCAGCGGCAGCCCCACGCGATCGGCGCAGTCTTCCACCCGCTTGCGCAGCGCATCGCCCCCACGCATACGATCGAGCCGCATCAGGGGATGGGCGATGCAGTCGAAGGCGGTGAAGCGCGGATTGAGGCTCTCGTTCGGGTCCTGGAACACCATCTGGATATCTTTGCGGAACTGCGAGCGGTGAAAGTCGCGCGACGCCACATGGCCGATCGCCTGGCCGTCGAACACGATCTCGCCCTCGCTCGGGTCGATCAGGCGGCAGATCATGCGCGACGTCGTGCTCTTGCCGGAGCCGGATTCACCGACGAGGCCGACGCTCTCGCCGCCGGCCATCGTCATCGAGAAGTCCGCCACCGCCGCAGCGCCCTCGTCGAAGCGTTTTGCGAGCTTGCGCACTTCCAGCAGCGGCGGAGTCCCGTGGACGGGCTCCCGTCTGGGCCTGCCGATGACAGCCGCGTAGCCTTCCCGCTCCTCTTCCGTCACGAGATCCTCAATCCGGGAGGTCGCGGTTGGCGACGCCGCCACCAGACGCCTGGTATAGGCGTGCTGCGGCGCGCCGAAGAGCGTCCTGGGGCTTGCCTCTTCGACGATGCGGCCGCGTTCCATCACCGCGATACGGCGGCAATATCGCGCCGCTAACCCGAGATCGTGCGTGATCAGGATCGTCGCCATGCCGCGCGCGGCGGCAATCTCCGCCAGGAGGTCCATCACCACTTTCTGCGTGGTGACATCGAGTCCGGTCGTCGGCTCATCGGCGATCAACAGCGCGGGATTGCAGGAAATCGCGATCGCGATCATGACACGCTGGCACATGCCGCCCGAGAGTTCGTGCGGATAGGCGTTCATCCGCGTCTCGGCGTCGCGGATCTGGACGGCGCGCAACAGCTCCAGCGCTTCGGCGCGGGCGGCATCCTTCGATATCCGCTTGTGCGTGAGGATCGCGTCCGCGATCTGCAAACCGATCGCGCGGATCGGATTGAGCGCCGCCCGCGGGTTCTGGAAGATCATCGACATCGCGGCGCCCTGGAGCTGCCGGAGATCGTCACCCCTGAGTTTTGTGACGTCCTGCCCGCGAAACAGTATCTTGCCTGCGGTGACGCGGCCGGCCGCATCGAGCAGCCGCGTCGTGGCAAAACCGGTGACCGACTTGCCAGAGCCGCTTTCGCCGACGAGGCCAAGCATCTCGCCGGCTTCGACCGTGAGCGTCACACCGCGCACGGCCTCGACCATCCCTCGTCGCGTCGAGAATTCGACGTGGAGGTCGTCGATCCTGAGCAATTCCTCGCTCATGTGCGCATGCGCGGATCGAGAATGTCCCGCATCCCGTCACCGAGGAGGTTGAAGCACAGCACGGCCATCATCAACGCGAGGCCCGGAAAGGCCACCAGCCACCACCGCCCCGTCGAGATGAAGCGCGCCCCCTCCGCGACCATGATGCCCCATTCCGGGGTCGGCGGCTTGACGCCAAGGCCGATGAAGGAAAGACCGGCGGCGTTCAGGATCGCCCAGCCGAGGTTGAGTGAGATTTGCACCGCCATCGCCGGCAGGATGTTCGGCAACAGGAAGCGCAGCACCACCGAGAAATGACTCTCGCCGCAGGAACGCGCCGCCTCCACCCAGCCGACATTGCGCCGGACGTTGACCTCGGCACGGGCGAAGCGGATGTAGAAGGGCAGATTGATGATCGCGGTCGCAATCACGATGTTCTCGATCCGGTTGCCGAGCGCCGCAACCATCGCCATCGCCAGCACAAACAGCGGAAAGGCCATCATGACATCGACGAAGCGGCCGACCGAGCGGTCGAGCCTGCCGCCGGCATAGCCGCAGAACGAGCCCACGACGGCGCCGATGACGAAGGAGATGCCGACCGCCGAGACCGCGATGGCCAGGTCGAGCCGTGCCGCAACGACGAGGCGGCTGAACACGTCGCGCCCGAGCTGGTCGGTGCCGGCAAGGTGCGCCGCGCTCGGCGGCTGCAAGGCCTCCGAGACATTGGAGACGATGGGATCATAGGGCACGAGCCACGGTCCGAAGATCGCGACCAGGACGAACAGCAGGACACCGGCCGCGGCGACGCCGGTCAGCGGGTTGCCGCGCAAAATCCAGACCGAATGGCGGAGGGTTGCGCTGGTCATCCGATCGACACCCTGGGATCGGCGATGCCGTAGCAGATATCGACGACCAGATTGACCAGCACGAAGATGCCAGCCATCAGCAGCACAAATCCCTGCACCGGCGCATAGTCGG from Bradyrhizobium lupini harbors:
- a CDS encoding ABC transporter permease translates to MLSYILRRIASTLPVMAIVALFVFSLLYIAPGDPAVVIAGDQASPEDVERIRQSLGLDRPFLIQFGSWVWRILHGDLGTSIFTNLPVSTMIGQRLGPTLSLMMVTLLLTIVVAVPLGVLAAWKAGSLIDRAIMAFAVFGFSLPVFVVGYVLAYVFALELEWLPVQGYTPLAQGLWPWLQNLILPSIALGCVYIALIARITRATMLEVLQQDYIRTARAKGLGQGGILFVHALKNAAVPIVTVIGIGIALLIGGAVVTESVFAIPGLGRLTIDAILRRDYPVIQGIVLLFSFVYVLVNLMIDVVYTLVDPRIRY
- a CDS encoding ABC transporter substrate-binding protein; translated protein: MDRRTVLKGLAGAGGLALSGLSAPAIAQGASARTLRFVPQANLANFDPIWGTQYVVRNAAALVWDTLYGVDSALQPQRQMVEAEEVTDDGTTWTFKLRPGLKFHDGEPVLSKDVVASLTRWAARDPMGLMLKALQQELTAVDDRTFKWVLKQPFPKMLYALGKNNSPCAFIMPERIAQTDPFKQIGDYVGSGPMKFAKGEWVPGAKAVFEKFADYVPRQEKASWLAGGKQMLLDRVEWIVMPDPATAAAALQNGEIDWWENPIADLVPVLKKNKNISVDIGDPLGNVGSFRMNFLYPPFNDVRARRAVLMAMSQEDYMRALVGDDNSLWKSLPGFFTPDTPLYTEAGGEVLKGKRDLDAAKKLLAESGYSGQPVTCLVAQDQPITKAFGDVTADLLKQLGMNVDFVANDWGTVGSRRAQKTPPGQGGWNMFHTWHAGSDCINPAPYTAIRANGDKAWFGWPSSPGTEKEVTSWFEAKNLDEEKAAVARLNKVALEDVVYAPTGFFLSYTAWRKNVSGITKGPLPFFWGVSKSA
- the nikE gene encoding nickel ABC transporter ATP-binding protein NikE, whose product is MSEELLRIDDLHVEFSTRRGMVEAVRGVTLTVEAGEMLGLVGESGSGKSVTGFATTRLLDAAGRVTAGKILFRGQDVTKLRGDDLRQLQGAAMSMIFQNPRAALNPIRAIGLQIADAILTHKRISKDAARAEALELLRAVQIRDAETRMNAYPHELSGGMCQRVMIAIAISCNPALLIADEPTTGLDVTTQKVVMDLLAEIAAARGMATILITHDLGLAARYCRRIAVMERGRIVEEASPRTLFGAPQHAYTRRLVAASPTATSRIEDLVTEEEREGYAAVIGRPRREPVHGTPPLLEVRKLAKRFDEGAAAVADFSMTMAGGESVGLVGESGSGKSTTSRMICRLIDPSEGEIVFDGQAIGHVASRDFHRSQFRKDIQMVFQDPNESLNPRFTAFDCIAHPLMRLDRMRGGDALRKRVEDCADRVGLPLDLLPRFPHQLSGGQKARVGIARAIACRPRLLVLDEPTAALDVSVQAVVLQLLDRLRRENDIALLFVSHDLNVVRMLCDRTIVLRNGGIVEQGESRALFDNPKTDYTRKLVAAIPHIETGPVLAAAL
- a CDS encoding ABC transporter permease — protein: MTSATLRHSVWILRGNPLTGVAAAGVLLFVLVAIFGPWLVPYDPIVSNVSEALQPPSAAHLAGTDQLGRDVFSRLVVAARLDLAIAVSAVGISFVIGAVVGSFCGYAGGRLDRSVGRFVDVMMAFPLFVLAMAMVAALGNRIENIVIATAIINLPFYIRFARAEVNVRRNVGWVEAARSCGESHFSVVLRFLLPNILPAMAVQISLNLGWAILNAAGLSFIGLGVKPPTPEWGIMVAEGARFISTGRWWLVAFPGLALMMAVLCFNLLGDGMRDILDPRMRT